Below is a genomic region from Granulicella sibirica.
GGGAGTATGACGAGGATACGGGAAGCTCGCGTGGATGGTAGATGCGATTGAGCACCCGCGGTATAGGAAACAGTCTCCATCGAGCAGCCCGACGCGGTCGCCGAGAGAGCTTCTGGAGAGGGCCGACGACCTGACGGGACGACCTTACGACTGTGTATAGATTCCGGGTAGAACTCGTTGTTGCGGCGCTCATGCTCGGAATGGCATCCGCAGGTTGGGCTGCGGCTCCAGATGCTACCGTTTCTGGCGTGGTGAGGGATACGCAGGGTGTGGCTCAGATGGGTGCTTTGGTGCAGATCCTGAGTGCCAATGCTGTGCTGGTGGGAACTGCGTATACGGATCTGGGTGGGCATTACCGGGTAGAGAACCTCATTCCGGGTAATTACCAGGTGAAAGCGACCGCGGCTCTGTTCTCGCCTGCGGTGCGGGCACATCTGCGGCTTCCGAGTGGTGCTCGCGCGGTTGTGGATCTGACGCTGAGTACGATGTTCCAGTCGTCTGCGTGGCTTCCAGCGGAGAGACGGCGCGCGGATGAGCCGAGCGACGACTGGCGCTGGACGCTGCGGTCGGCGGCGAATCGGCCAATTCTCCGTATGGTGGAAGACGGAGAGATGGTGGTCGTGTCGTCGAGCGCGACAGAGGCTTCGAAGCCTGTTCAGCATGCGACGGCTGCGGTGACGAGCGGAGACGGCGGGTTCGGACTGGGTGGAGTTCACCACAAGCTGTCGTTCGATACGGCATTCGAGGATGGATCGGACGTTGTCATTCGTGGGGATCTGGGAAGCGATCTGAGTTTGCCGGGACGTGCTCCGAGCGCGGACTTCGATGCTGGGTATGAGCGGAAGATCGGATTCGCGGGTGCAGCGAGAACCGTGATCAATATCCAGACTCATCCAGAGATGCAGAGCACGGGCGGAACGGCCGGAATGCAGTCGATTCGGCTGGCGAGCGCGGAGCGGACGAAGATCGGCGACCTGATCGACCTGGAGTACGGAAGCTCGCTTTCGGCGATCCAGGTTTCGGGTGTTGGTGTTGCGACGCAGCCGTTTCTGCGGGTCCTGGTTCATCCGCTTCCAGGATGGTCTGCTGGATATCGGATGGCGACAGCTCGAGAGCTGCAGTCGTATGAGGCGCTTGACTCGCTGCAGGGCGAAACTCCGGTTGCGTCGATGACTGGTGGAAAGCTGGCGATCGAGCGTGGAACTCACCAGGAGTTCACTGTCGCGCGGACCGATGGGCGAGGAATGGTTCAAGTTGCGATCTATCATGATGCGATTCAGCATGAAGGAATCGCGGGAACCGGGCTTCTCGCTCCCGATGATTTGCAGCGGCCTGGAGTTCAGGGACTTCTGATCGATACGACGACGAACAGCTTTCGCTTGTTGAGCAGCGCTTACGACGCTGGCGGCGTTCGACTTACCATTTCGGAGCCGCTGACGCAGGGTCTCGAGGCTGCGTTTACGGTGAGTACGGGAAGTGCGCTTTCGACCAGAGATTCGGGCGCTTCGACGCTGCAGCAGGCGAGCGAAGGACTTCGAGTGGAGAAGGGCGAGAGCGCGACGATCGCGCTCAAGGGACGAATTGCAAACACTGGCACGAAGGTTCGGGCAGCGTATCGCTGGCAACCTCGGAGCATGGTGACCGCGGTCGACGCCTATGCACCTTTCAGCGACCAGGCTTTTTTGAGCTTTTACCTCGCTCAGCCGCTGCGTTGCCACGGAGTGCTTCCCGCGGGGCTGAGCGCTGTGGTCGATGTGACCAACCTTCTGGAACAGGGCTATCAGCCCCTGCTTTCGAAGGATGGAAAGACGGTGTTTCTCGCGCAGTCGCCCCGGGTGATTCAGGCTGGACTTTCTTACACGTTTTAGGCGCTACCCCCCTCCCATAGCCCGCGTTCAAGTCTTTTGTTTTGCTCTATTTGCAGGTATGCTCGGCCTGTAAATATCTCATTGCAAGCAACTTACGGCTAAATATTAGTAAATAAACGACTTAGCCGGGCTCCCGATCAGTGGGATCCTTGCGGCGCTGTAGCTTTCTATTCGATTTTTTCCTCACTCCTTCTATTGTATGAGATCGACCGAAACTAAAAGGACACCGACTTTTCGCTTTGAAATGAATGAGTTAGGCCATTTGGGGGCTTGACAAGAATTTGCGGGTGCGCGGGAGGGAGCTTTATCGCGTTCTGTTCGGGCTTAGTGTGGGGACGGGCACCGCAGACGCAGATTCCCTTCGGGAATGACAACCAGCGAGACAAGGGCAACTGCGACGACAGCGGCAACGGCGGGGGGCCGGTACGACAAAACCGCACGGTAGCGACGGGGGACTTGGCCTATGCGCGGCGGAGTGGCATCGAGGCGATGCTTAGGGCCTGTTTTCCAGTCTGAATGTCGCGTATGCTTCCGCCTGTCTTCACGTCGAAGCAGAGAGTCGCGGATCGCGATACGGCGTACATCTGATCTCCGGCGAGGCTCATTTGAGTGGGCCGAGAGGTTGAGAAGATCGTTGCGTCGAGCGGCTTCAGCCTACCCGTGGCCCGGGAGAAGCGGAAGGTCGAAAGGGTGACGTGCCCGGTGCTGGTGACGACGTGGAAGCGGTCACCGCTGGGGCTGAAGGATATGGGGCCGAGCGTTTGGGATTCGATCGCCAGGTGATGGAGGGGCGTCTCCAGTTGGCCGGTCGTGGCGTCGATGGGGATGACCGTGAGGCCAGGGCGAAGGATGCTGGCGACGACCAGGAACTTGCCCGATGGGTGGATGGCGAGATGGGCGGGGCCGCTGCCGGGGTCGAAGGAGAGACGGCTGGCGATGGTGGGGATTCCTTCGCGGAAGGCGATGTGGTTGAGGCGGTCGGCTCCGAGATCGGTAGCGTAGGCAGCGCCGGATGGAGCGAAGACGGCGGAGTGGGGGCTTGCGCTGGCTTGCAGGGGATGAGGGCCCGATCCCGTCTGCTTCAGCGGATAGGGTGTTGGCTGGATGCGGCCGTCGCTTGCAAGGGAGAAGAAGTTGTAAGAGCCTCCGGAGGGCGAGGTTGCGAGAAGGGTGCATCCGTCCGGTGAGATGGCGAGGTGGGTTGGATTCGTGGCCGAGAGGGCGAGGGCCTCGTGGCTTAGCAGGGTGTGTTGGCCGTTCGCTTTGACGGCGTAGGCTGAGACGCTGCCTCGGGGGAGATTGTCGTGGATCCCGATCCCGTGGGCGACGTAGAGGATCGGCAGGGTGGGGTGGGTGATGAGGGCGCGGGGGGCTGTCGCGGGGATGGCGCGCCGCGGTGCCGGCCGCGAATTGCCGTCATCGACGACGAAGGTCTGGATGTTGTCCTGCTCGGACCCGACGAAGGTGAGGGTGGGGGCTGCTTTGGCCGGCCCTACTGGTCGCGCGACAGAGGCGGAGAGATGAGGGGCTAGTGCTGCCGCTGCGCCGGTGAGGCCGAGGTTGGATACGAAGTTACGGCGCGTCCAGGTGGGGTTCGGGCTCATGAGGCGGCTCCTCGGGGTGTTGTGGGTACGATTGTAGCTTTCGTTGCACAGATTGGAATATGGCTTATGGCCTAGGGTTCTTTGGGAACTGGCTGTTCGGCGGTTTGGGTCTCCCACCTTAGCCGACGGTGAGGCTGTCGGCGAAGATGGGGCACCCGGCGTCTGAGCTGGGTGATGAAGGCAAAGACAACTACAAACGCAGATTGCCTTCGGGAATGACAACCAAAAAGCAAGGGCAAAACTGGAGAAAGGAGCACCGAGGCTCTAGGTGGTGAAGACCAGGCATTGGGGGCTGCCGAGGGGGTAGGTGTGGAGGGGATTGGAGAGTTTGCCGGTGGCGGTGTCGCGGCCCATGACGACTACGGCTCCGGAGTCCTGGCAGGCTACGAGGAGGAATTTGCCGGAGGGGTCGAGGGTGACGTGGCGGGCGGTGACTCCGCCGTGGGCGATGACCTGGGCGAGAGTGATGTCTCCGGATTTGGGGTCGACCGTGAACATGGCTATGGTTTCGTCGCGGCGGTTGCCGGCGTAGACGAAACGGCCGTCGGGTGAGGTGAGGACCTCGGAGGCGAAGGCGGTGTTCCTGGGGAAGTCCGGGTTGAGGGTGGAGACGAAGTTGCCGATGGTGGTGAGGGTTCCGGCCTTGGCGTCCCAGAGGAGATGGTCGATGGTGGAGTCGAGTTCGTTGACACTGTAGACCCAACGGTTGTTGGGGTGGAAGGTCATGTGGCGTGGGCCGGACTTGTTGCGACCCTGCCAAAAGGGCTGGGTTGCGGGGGTGAGGACGGCGGTGTCGGGATCGATGGTGTAGATCCAGATGCGGTCGGAGCCGAGGTCGTTGACGAGGAGATGGCGGCCGTCGGGGGTCGGGGTGGACTCGTGGATGTGCGGCTTGGCGTGCTCGGGTGCGTCGTCGACGGGCGTGGTCTGGAAGTGGGAGACGGGCTCGGAGAGTGAGCCGTCGGGGAGAATTTTGTAGGAGGTGAGGCTGCCTCCGCCATAGTTGGCGACGAAGGCGCTCTTACCGTCGTGGTTGACGGAGATGTGGGTGGGGCCGCCTCCCCTGGAGGACTGGTCGTTGATGCGGGTAAGGGTGATGGCTCCCTTTGCATCGTGCTTGATGTCGTAGGCGAAGACCATGGACGCATGGGATTCGGCTACGGTGTAGACGTGCGGCGCCTTGGGGCTGAGGGCGAGCCAGGTGGGGCTGTCGGCTTCGGCGACGAGGGTGATCTCACCAACCTCACCAGTGGCGGGATTCCAGTCCGCAGCGTAGATGCCTTTGCTGGTGCTCTTTTGTCCCGTGCCGGTTCCGATGAGGAGACGCATAGAAGACTTGGATGCCGCAGCGTGGCCATAGATGGCATGCGGGAGGGCGGCTACGGCGGGGAGCGAGCGAAGGACGGTGCGGCGAGTCAGCATGTATTGAAGGTACCTCGTTTGCAGGCTTGATCAGGTGAGTCATTGTCGCTTGGGGAGTTGGGGGTGTCCATGGGCAATTGGCCTACAGCGAAGGCGGGTCCGCGGGATTCGCCGAGCAGAATCTTTACTGGAATTTCGATGGTGCCAGCCGTTGTGCGGCAGTAGAGTATTGCCACGGTGAACGTTCATGCGTGCAAGCTTTCGTAGATCCCTTCTCGCCTTCCTGCTGATCATGCTCGTCTCGTTACCGCGTCCAGCCCTCGCATGGGGGAATACGGGGCACGAAGCGATCGCCTACCTGGCCTGGCAGCAGATGACTCCCGCCACGAAGAAGCGGGTGATGGCCCTGCTGCAACAGGTTCCCCCGATTACGACGGCTACGGCCACCATCCCGGGGTACGCGATCTGGGTGAGCCAGCTTCCAACGGGCTTGACCGCCGACCAGAAGAATCGCTACCTCTTTATGCGGGCGGCGACCTGGGCTGACAGCCTCAAGCACGAAGGGCTCGTCGACTCCGACACACCACCTCCAGGCGTCACGGTCGATGTTCACCTTGGGTTCAGCGACCCGCAGAGCCACGGGTACTGGCACTTCATCGATACCGCTTTTTCCGATGATGGCGGCGCCGTTCCCGCGACGCCGGTTCCCAATGCCGTGACCCAGATCCTGGCGCTGCGCGAGTTCATCGCTTCCACGGAAGATGATCTTCTGAAGGCGTACGACCTCGCTTGGCTGGAGCATCTTGTCGGCGATATCCACCAGCCTCTGCACGCGTCTGTCCGGTATAACGCGGGGAGCGGCGACCTGGGGGGCAACGACGTCAAGATCAAGCTCACGGCTGCGCAGAAGCTCAAGTTCGAGTGTTCTCCCTCTACGTTCGCGCCGACGGAACTGCATGCCTTCTGGGATGACCTTCCCGGTTCCTGCTCGGCGCAGAACGGTTTGAAGCCCGGGGCGGCTTTCGCTGTGCGTCTGCCTCATCTGCTGACCAAGGGCGATGCCCGGCTTGCCGATACCGATCCCGCTTCGTGGGCGGCTGATTCCCTTGCTGTCGCGGAAAAGGACGCCTACGCGGCCCCTATCGGGACGGGGATCAAGCCGACCGACGGCACTTCGAGCTACGCGATTACTACTGCCTACTATGCGGGCTCCCTGGCGGATGCGAAGGACCGCGTGGCTCTTGCGGGAGCTCGCCTGGCGAAGCTGCTCAACGAGAACCTCAAGTAGGGCAGGGAAGAGGGAGTAGAAGGCGATACATGGGCTTGTGGTAGAAAGGGCCGATGCCCTGGTATGAGCTGAGTTCCGCGGATGATCCGAAGTTGAATGAGTTGGCGGAGAAGTACAAGCTGCATCCGCTGCACCTTGAGGATGCGCGGTCGAGCGATGAGCGGGTGAAGGTGGATCAGACGGCGACGTATACGTTCGCCGTGTTGAAGCCGGTGCGGTTGTCGCCGTCGGGTGAGGATGGGAAAGAGCCGGTTTCGTTCTCGACGATCGATCTTTTCGCGGGGGCGCATGAAGGGGAACCGTTCTTTATTACGATTGCCGATCCGACTTGTCCGACGACCGCGGAGGCGCTCGAGAGGGCTCGGCGGGAAGGGGCGGATGAGAAGCCGGCGCGGCTGCTTTACCTGATCGTGGATACGGTGGTGGATCTCTATTTTCCGGCGATCGACTTCTATGACGACCGGATCGATGAGCTTGAGGATAAGGTGGTCGCGGAGCCGGAGCCGAAGACCCTGCAGGATGTGTTTGCGATCAAGCGACAACTGATCGATCTGCGGCGGGTGCTTGTGGCTACGCGGGATGCGACGCTGCACCTGCAGCGGGATCCGCAGTCGATCATCGACGCGGACCACCAGCCGTTTGTGCGGGATGTGTATGACCACCTGGTTCGGCTGCTGGACGCGGTGGAGACGCAGCGGGACCTGGTGAACAATGCGCTGGATATCTATCTCTCGTCGGTGGCGAACCGGACGAACGAGGTGATGAAGGTGCTGACGGTGCTGGGCACGATCGCGCTGCCGGCGATTGCGATCAGCGGGATCTATGGGATGAATGTGAAGGGGCTGCCGTTCGAGGAGTCGGCGCATGGGTTTGCTTATGTCGCGGGGGTAACGGTGGCGTGTACGGTGGGGCTACTTGTGCTTCTGCGGAGCCGGAAGTGGTTCTAGATATTTTTTGGCCTTGCTTTGCCTTTGTGGAGACAAAATCGATTTCGTTGTTGGGACAAATGCCCTATGGCCTGGAAGCCAAGGGGCTGGGTGATGCAGTAGAGTGCAACAAAGCGCACTTATTGCAACACTATGTTGAAGAACAGGAGACGGCGCATGACCGTCGTTCGTCGTTCCCGGGTCCGGTTTTTTCTGGGCTTCTGGCTTTTTGTGCTGAGCGGAGTTGCTTTCCTCGACCGCACGAATATTTCGATTGCAGGGCTTCAGATCAGCCGTGACTACGGGCTTGGCAACCAGAGGCTTGGCTGGATCTTTTCGGCGTTCCTGATTGGGTATGCGGGATTTCAGCTTCCGGCGGGTGTGCTTGCGGCGAAGTTCGGGCCGCGGCGGGTGTTGACGCTCGGGGTGTTGTGGTGGGGCATCGCGACGGCGTTTACGGCGATTCTGCCGACGAATATTCCGCATGCGCTTATTTTGCTGATCGCGGTGCGGTTTGCACTGGGCGCGGGTGAAGCCGTGGTGTATCCGGCGGCGAACCAGTTCGTGGCGCGATGGGTTCCGCAGCAGGAGCGCGGGTTCTTCAATGGGTTGATCTTCGCGGGCGTAGGGGCGGGGAGCGGACTGACGCCTCCGTTGCTGACGTGGATCATCATTCAGCATGGATGGCGGGCGGCGTTCTGGTTCAGCGCGGTGATCGGGTTTGTGGCGGGCGCGGTGTGGTGGGTGTTCGCGCGGGATACCCCGGAGGACCATCCCGGAGTCTCGCGAGCGGAGTTGAACGAGATTCGCGCGGGGCTGACGCTGTACTCGGCTAACGCTTCAGCCGGGGCGCCTAAGGGGGCCAGCACTGAGATCTCGTGGAAGGCGATCTTCCGGAGAGTTGACCTTGCGGCTTTGATGGCAGGGTACTTCAGCTTCGGGTACATCGCGTGGGTGTTCTTTAGCTGGTTCTTTCTTTACATGGCACAGGTTCGCGGATTCAACATGAAGGAGAGCGCGCGGTATGCGATGCTGCCGTTTCTCTGCATGACGATCTTCAGCCTGGTTGGTGGAGCGCTGTCGGACAGGCTGACGAAGATGTATGGGCTGCGGGTGGGCCGGTGCTACCTGGCTTCAGTTTCGCTTGTGCTAACGGCAGTTTTTCTGGTGCTTGGGTCGCAGGTTCATAGCCCGCAGTGGGCGGGGATCATCCTGGCGGGCGGGGCGGGGACGCTGTATGTTTCATCGAGCTCGTTCTGGTCGGTGTCGGTGGACATCGCGGGGCGGAACTCGGGTGTGTTCTCCTCGCTGGTGAACATGGGCGGGCAGATTGGCGGGGCGATTACGGCTTCGCTGACGCCCTGGATCGCGCAGAGGTTCGGGTGGACGACGTCGTTCGCAGTGGCAGCTACGTTTGCGCTGATCGGAGCTCTGTGCTGGCTGGTGGTGCATCCGGAGCGGGCGCTCGAGGTTTAAGGCGCGTTTGTCCTTGCTAAAGGTGGTCGAAGTGTGATGCCTTAGAGGCAGTGTCCCGCATTGTCAGGGTTCTGCCGCTTCTTCTGCTGCTGGTGTGCAGCTTCGTCCCGTTGAGGATGACGGGTCAGATTGCGCCTCTGCCCTATACGAGTGTGCCGGCTGCTGCCGCGGATACGACCCCGCAAGTGCGGTCAGGCGAGACGCCGCAGGACGCGCCGAAGGCATTCATTCGGGGATGGTCTTTCGGTAGCGAGCTGGATCAATCGGCCATACGGCAGGGAGAGCAGGTGTCTCTTGACCCTGGGCATCCGGAGATCATTCTGTTCTTCGATGCGAGGGGGGCACCGGAGTTGCCGGTCGAATTTCGTTACCGGCTGGACGATTATGACGCGGACTGGACGGCGACGATGAGCCGGGTCGCGCACTATCGGAAGCTGACACCGGGGGACTACCGCTTCGAGGTGCAGGCGAGAACGCCGGGCCAGCCGTGGCCATCCGAGGTGGCTCTGCTGCTGGTGAAACAGAGGCCCTTCTTCTACCAGACGTGGTACTTCTACCTGATGCTTCTGTTCGGGCTGATCGCGCTGGCGGCGCAGTTGCTGAGCCAGAGGGACCAGTTGCTGAAGGGGCAGATGGGGATGGTGCTCGAGGAGCGGAACCGGATTGCGAGCGATTGCCACGATACGTTGATGGCTGGGTTCGCGGCGATCTCGTGGCAGCTCGAGGCGACGGCGAAACTGTTCAAGGATGGGGATGCCGCACTGACGCCGGCGGCGCAATCGTGCGAACTGGCGCGGAGCATGGTATCGCACTGCCAGGCGGAGGCGCGACGGATTATCTGGGATCTGCGGGACTCGGATGAGCTGACGAATATTCTCTCGCAGGCGCTTGGGAGAGCGATCGAGGCGCATCGTCTGCGGGACAGTGTGGAGACGACGTTCGACGTGGAAGGGAATGAGATTCCGATTGCGCCGGGGGCGGTGCACCACCTGGTGTGCATCGGGCAGGAGGCGGTGACGAATGCGATTCGGCATGCGGAGGCTTCGCGGATACGGATCAACCTGACGTATGAGAGCGATGCGCTGAGCCTTTCGATCCGGGATAACGGGAGGGGATTTCAGTTGTCCGATCCGGCGACGCGGGCTGGACACTTCGGAATCCCGGTGATGGAAGAGAGAGCACGCAAGCTGGGCGGATCGCTGAGGCTTGCGAGCTCAGCGGAGCTGGGTACGGAGGTCGCGGTGACGGTGAGTTTCCAGACGATCAACCTGCCACCGAATCAGCAGCACTACATTGTGCCGTGGATCGGCGTGTAGGTTGTTGTTCGATGAGACAGGGACGCGAATCTCCATGTAACAATGTGTTCATGGTGCAGCCATGTCGATGAAGCAGATACGTGTCCTCCTCATCGAGGATCACTTTCTTGCGCGCATGGCGCTGCAGTCAGTGCTTGCGGGACATGCACAGATACGCATCGTCGGTGAGGCTTCGGATGGAGAGCAGGGCATTGAGCTCTACCGAACGCTGAAGCCGGATGTGGTGGTGCTGGACCTCAGGCTTCCGCGTGTCAGCGGGTTCGATGTGATCTCGATTCTGCGGAAGGCTCCAACACCGGCGCGGATCGTGGTGCTTTCGAACTACCACGGGTCGGAGGACATCTACCGCGCGGTGCGCTCTGGAGCGATGGCGTACCTGACGAAGGATGCAAGCGGAGAAGAGCTGATCAACGCGATCCAGAACGTGGACCGCGACCTCCGCTATCTTCCGAGGATTGCGCTGGACAGGCTGGCGGAGCGCATGCCGGCGGTGGAACTGACTCCACGCGAGAGTGAAGTGCTGGTGTGCATCACGCAGGGGCGCTCGAACCGGGAGATCGCGGAGCAGCTACGGATTGCGGAAAAGACCGTACGGATTCACGTGTCGTCGGTTCTGGACAAGATGGGTGCCCGGGACCGCACGCAGGCGACTATCTACGCGCTGCAGCGTGGGTTAGTCCACTTTGACTGACCAGAAGACGTTCCCGATATAGGCTTTTTGACCTAGGCACATCTGTGGCGCTTGACTCATGACACGTCAGCGCTGACGTGTTCCTATGAGATCATTCTTGCCATACAAAGACTACTAGCTGATCACCCGGATTTTATTTTCCGGTGAAAAGGCATTTCAGAGCACCTGTTCTATTTATCCCGGCCCCCGAGCCGA
It encodes:
- a CDS encoding response regulator is translated as MKQIRVLLIEDHFLARMALQSVLAGHAQIRIVGEASDGEQGIELYRTLKPDVVVLDLRLPRVSGFDVISILRKAPTPARIVVLSNYHGSEDIYRAVRSGAMAYLTKDASGEELINAIQNVDRDLRYLPRIALDRLAERMPAVELTPRESEVLVCITQGRSNREIAEQLRIAEKTVRIHVSSVLDKMGARDRTQATIYALQRGLVHFD
- a CDS encoding lactonase family protein: MLTRRTVLRSLPAVAALPHAIYGHAAASKSSMRLLIGTGTGQKSTSKGIYAADWNPATGEVGEITLVAEADSPTWLALSPKAPHVYTVAESHASMVFAYDIKHDAKGAITLTRINDQSSRGGGPTHISVNHDGKSAFVANYGGGSLTSYKILPDGSLSEPVSHFQTTPVDDAPEHAKPHIHESTPTPDGRHLLVNDLGSDRIWIYTIDPDTAVLTPATQPFWQGRNKSGPRHMTFHPNNRWVYSVNELDSTIDHLLWDAKAGTLTTIGNFVSTLNPDFPRNTAFASEVLTSPDGRFVYAGNRRDETIAMFTVDPKSGDITLAQVIAHGGVTARHVTLDPSGKFLLVACQDSGAVVVMGRDTATGKLSNPLHTYPLGSPQCLVFTT
- a CDS encoding lactonase family protein — its product is MSPNPTWTRRNFVSNLGLTGAAAALAPHLSASVARPVGPAKAAPTLTFVGSEQDNIQTFVVDDGNSRPAPRRAIPATAPRALITHPTLPILYVAHGIGIHDNLPRGSVSAYAVKANGQHTLLSHEALALSATNPTHLAISPDGCTLLATSPSGGSYNFFSLASDGRIQPTPYPLKQTGSGPHPLQASASPHSAVFAPSGAAYATDLGADRLNHIAFREGIPTIASRLSFDPGSGPAHLAIHPSGKFLVVASILRPGLTVIPIDATTGQLETPLHHLAIESQTLGPISFSPSGDRFHVVTSTGHVTLSTFRFSRATGRLKPLDATIFSTSRPTQMSLAGDQMYAVSRSATLCFDVKTGGSIRDIQTGKQALSIASMPLRRA
- a CDS encoding S1/P1 nuclease, translating into MRASFRRSLLAFLLIMLVSLPRPALAWGNTGHEAIAYLAWQQMTPATKKRVMALLQQVPPITTATATIPGYAIWVSQLPTGLTADQKNRYLFMRAATWADSLKHEGLVDSDTPPPGVTVDVHLGFSDPQSHGYWHFIDTAFSDDGGAVPATPVPNAVTQILALREFIASTEDDLLKAYDLAWLEHLVGDIHQPLHASVRYNAGSGDLGGNDVKIKLTAAQKLKFECSPSTFAPTELHAFWDDLPGSCSAQNGLKPGAAFAVRLPHLLTKGDARLADTDPASWAADSLAVAEKDAYAAPIGTGIKPTDGTSSYAITTAYYAGSLADAKDRVALAGARLAKLLNENLK
- a CDS encoding magnesium transporter CorA family protein; this translates as MPWYELSSADDPKLNELAEKYKLHPLHLEDARSSDERVKVDQTATYTFAVLKPVRLSPSGEDGKEPVSFSTIDLFAGAHEGEPFFITIADPTCPTTAEALERARREGADEKPARLLYLIVDTVVDLYFPAIDFYDDRIDELEDKVVAEPEPKTLQDVFAIKRQLIDLRRVLVATRDATLHLQRDPQSIIDADHQPFVRDVYDHLVRLLDAVETQRDLVNNALDIYLSSVANRTNEVMKVLTVLGTIALPAIAISGIYGMNVKGLPFEESAHGFAYVAGVTVACTVGLLVLLRSRKWF
- a CDS encoding MFS transporter — translated: MTVVRRSRVRFFLGFWLFVLSGVAFLDRTNISIAGLQISRDYGLGNQRLGWIFSAFLIGYAGFQLPAGVLAAKFGPRRVLTLGVLWWGIATAFTAILPTNIPHALILLIAVRFALGAGEAVVYPAANQFVARWVPQQERGFFNGLIFAGVGAGSGLTPPLLTWIIIQHGWRAAFWFSAVIGFVAGAVWWVFARDTPEDHPGVSRAELNEIRAGLTLYSANASAGAPKGASTEISWKAIFRRVDLAALMAGYFSFGYIAWVFFSWFFLYMAQVRGFNMKESARYAMLPFLCMTIFSLVGGALSDRLTKMYGLRVGRCYLASVSLVLTAVFLVLGSQVHSPQWAGIILAGGAGTLYVSSSSFWSVSVDIAGRNSGVFSSLVNMGGQIGGAITASLTPWIAQRFGWTTSFAVAATFALIGALCWLVVHPERALEV
- a CDS encoding carboxypeptidase-like regulatory domain-containing protein encodes the protein MASAGWAAAPDATVSGVVRDTQGVAQMGALVQILSANAVLVGTAYTDLGGHYRVENLIPGNYQVKATAALFSPAVRAHLRLPSGARAVVDLTLSTMFQSSAWLPAERRRADEPSDDWRWTLRSAANRPILRMVEDGEMVVVSSSATEASKPVQHATAAVTSGDGGFGLGGVHHKLSFDTAFEDGSDVVIRGDLGSDLSLPGRAPSADFDAGYERKIGFAGAARTVINIQTHPEMQSTGGTAGMQSIRLASAERTKIGDLIDLEYGSSLSAIQVSGVGVATQPFLRVLVHPLPGWSAGYRMATARELQSYEALDSLQGETPVASMTGGKLAIERGTHQEFTVARTDGRGMVQVAIYHDAIQHEGIAGTGLLAPDDLQRPGVQGLLIDTTTNSFRLLSSAYDAGGVRLTISEPLTQGLEAAFTVSTGSALSTRDSGASTLQQASEGLRVEKGESATIALKGRIANTGTKVRAAYRWQPRSMVTAVDAYAPFSDQAFLSFYLAQPLRCHGVLPAGLSAVVDVTNLLEQGYQPLLSKDGKTVFLAQSPRVIQAGLSYTF
- a CDS encoding histidine kinase, translating into MSRIVRVLPLLLLLVCSFVPLRMTGQIAPLPYTSVPAAAADTTPQVRSGETPQDAPKAFIRGWSFGSELDQSAIRQGEQVSLDPGHPEIILFFDARGAPELPVEFRYRLDDYDADWTATMSRVAHYRKLTPGDYRFEVQARTPGQPWPSEVALLLVKQRPFFYQTWYFYLMLLFGLIALAAQLLSQRDQLLKGQMGMVLEERNRIASDCHDTLMAGFAAISWQLEATAKLFKDGDAALTPAAQSCELARSMVSHCQAEARRIIWDLRDSDELTNILSQALGRAIEAHRLRDSVETTFDVEGNEIPIAPGAVHHLVCIGQEAVTNAIRHAEASRIRINLTYESDALSLSIRDNGRGFQLSDPATRAGHFGIPVMEERARKLGGSLRLASSAELGTEVAVTVSFQTINLPPNQQHYIVPWIGV